The following are from one region of the Streptomyces fradiae genome:
- the metG gene encoding methionine--tRNA ligase — protein MAATGSEKQGSKAFYVTTPIYYVNDAPHLGHAYTTVAGDVLTRWHRQRGEKVWYLTGTDEHGQKIMRTAEANGVSPQEWCDKLVEEAWKPLWEHLNIANDDFIRTTQKRHTDRVQEFVQDLYDKGEIYKGGYEGPYCVGCEEFKLPGDLIEAEDGTKLCAVHKKPVEILKEENYFFKLSEYGPKLLEFYEANPGFVQPESARNEVLNFVKQGLEDLSISRSTFDWGIPVPWDKEHVIYVWIDALLNYATAVGYNENPEKFDATFPANVHLIGKDILRFHAIIWPAMLMAQGLPVPGRVAANGWLMVGGEKMSKSNLTGIKPQDLTSHFGVDAYRWYFLRAIAFGQDGSFSWEDFSARYTSELANDYGNLASRVAAMVGKYFGGELPAATAEGDAEKALHEGLAKAVETADRKIGEELDFQAGILAIFDFVKQVNGYITEQEPWKVAKDESEEGRARLATILYTAAESLRAVAVLLNPIMPETSQALWESLGAEPSLGALATQPVQSAATWGQLPSGATITKGAVLFPRLEDPKKA, from the coding sequence ATGGCGGCCACTGGATCCGAGAAGCAGGGCTCGAAGGCGTTCTACGTCACGACCCCCATCTACTACGTCAACGACGCTCCTCACCTGGGCCACGCCTATACGACCGTCGCAGGCGACGTGCTCACCCGCTGGCACCGCCAGCGCGGTGAGAAGGTGTGGTACCTCACCGGCACGGACGAGCACGGTCAGAAGATCATGCGCACCGCGGAGGCGAACGGCGTCAGCCCGCAGGAGTGGTGCGACAAGCTCGTCGAGGAGGCCTGGAAGCCCCTCTGGGAGCACCTGAACATCGCGAACGACGACTTCATCCGCACCACCCAGAAGCGTCACACCGACCGCGTCCAGGAGTTCGTGCAGGACCTGTACGACAAGGGCGAGATCTACAAGGGCGGCTACGAGGGCCCGTACTGCGTGGGCTGTGAGGAGTTCAAGCTCCCCGGCGACCTCATCGAGGCGGAGGACGGCACGAAGCTGTGCGCCGTCCACAAGAAGCCGGTGGAGATCCTCAAGGAGGAGAACTACTTCTTCAAGCTGAGCGAGTACGGTCCGAAGCTGCTCGAGTTCTACGAGGCGAACCCGGGCTTCGTGCAGCCGGAGTCGGCCCGCAACGAGGTGCTGAACTTCGTCAAGCAGGGCCTTGAGGACCTCTCCATCTCGCGCTCGACCTTCGACTGGGGCATCCCGGTGCCGTGGGACAAGGAGCACGTGATCTATGTCTGGATCGACGCGCTCCTGAACTACGCGACGGCGGTCGGCTACAACGAGAACCCGGAGAAGTTCGACGCGACCTTCCCGGCCAACGTCCACCTCATCGGCAAGGACATCCTCCGCTTCCACGCGATCATCTGGCCGGCCATGCTGATGGCGCAGGGCCTGCCGGTGCCGGGCCGGGTCGCGGCGAACGGCTGGCTGATGGTCGGCGGCGAGAAGATGTCGAAGTCGAACCTGACCGGCATCAAGCCGCAGGACCTGACCTCGCACTTCGGCGTGGACGCGTACCGCTGGTACTTCCTGCGGGCGATCGCGTTCGGCCAGGACGGCTCGTTCTCGTGGGAGGACTTCTCCGCCCGCTACACCTCCGAGCTGGCGAACGACTACGGCAACCTCGCCTCGCGCGTGGCGGCGATGGTCGGCAAGTACTTCGGCGGCGAGCTGCCGGCGGCGACGGCCGAGGGCGACGCGGAGAAGGCGCTGCACGAGGGCCTGGCGAAGGCCGTCGAGACGGCGGACCGGAAGATCGGCGAGGAGCTGGACTTCCAGGCCGGCATCCTGGCGATCTTCGACTTCGTGAAGCAGGTCAACGGCTACATCACGGAGCAGGAGCCCTGGAAGGTCGCGAAGGACGAGTCTGAGGAGGGCCGGGCCCGCCTGGCGACCATCCTCTACACGGCCGCCGAGTCCCTCCGCGCGGTCGCCGTCCTCCTCAACCCGATCATGCCGGAGACCTCTCAGGCCCTCTGGGAGTCCCTGGGCGCCGAGCCCTCCCTGGGCGCCCTGGCCACCCAGCCGGTCCAGTCCGCCGCCACCTGGGGCCAGCTCCCGTCCGGCGCGACGATCACGAAGGGCGCGGTGCTCTTCCCGCGCCTGGAGGACCCGAAGAAGGCCTGA